From Brucella pseudogrignonensis, a single genomic window includes:
- a CDS encoding pyridoxal phosphate-dependent aminotransferase: MTLFTDLRREAAEAPDSGIVAVANHGRGKPGIIPLWVGEGDLPTPDFIRDAAQKAIADGETFYTWQAGIPELREALVRYHGRHFPQPFKTENFYVTGSGMHAIEMALTATTGAGEEAIYLSPAWPNFVGAAGLAGAVPVPVELEFGANGWVRDPEKIAAAMTPRTRALFINTPANPTGWTADIETLRYILNLAREKGIWIIADEIYTHFYYGGGRAPSFMDIMEPDDRIIFVNSFSKNWAMTGWRVGWMNVHPSIGPVIENMIQYSNSGVAQFMQRGAVAALDHGDEFIAMQVERARSTRDRLCATLQETGKVRLTPPQGAFYLFFGVDGVTDSVKAAIDIVDNANVGLAPGSAFGVGGEGYFRLCFGRDPKQIDEAAARLVRWINDL, translated from the coding sequence ATGACGCTTTTTACTGATCTCCGTCGTGAAGCAGCTGAAGCACCGGATAGTGGTATTGTTGCTGTCGCCAATCATGGCCGGGGCAAGCCGGGAATTATCCCGCTCTGGGTCGGCGAGGGTGATCTGCCAACCCCTGATTTCATCCGTGACGCTGCTCAGAAGGCCATTGCAGATGGCGAAACCTTCTATACATGGCAGGCTGGTATCCCCGAATTGCGCGAAGCGCTGGTTCGCTATCACGGACGTCATTTCCCACAGCCGTTCAAGACAGAAAATTTCTACGTGACCGGCTCAGGAATGCACGCCATTGAAATGGCGCTGACCGCGACCACGGGTGCGGGCGAAGAGGCGATTTATCTGTCGCCCGCATGGCCGAATTTTGTCGGTGCAGCCGGTCTTGCGGGCGCGGTCCCCGTGCCGGTCGAGCTGGAATTTGGCGCCAATGGCTGGGTTCGCGATCCTGAAAAGATTGCAGCGGCGATGACACCACGCACGCGTGCCCTGTTCATCAATACGCCCGCAAACCCTACCGGCTGGACGGCTGACATCGAAACTCTGCGCTATATTCTCAATCTGGCGCGCGAAAAGGGTATCTGGATTATTGCCGACGAGATTTACACCCACTTCTATTATGGCGGTGGTCGTGCGCCTTCCTTCATGGACATCATGGAGCCGGATGATCGCATCATCTTTGTCAATTCATTCTCAAAGAACTGGGCGATGACTGGCTGGCGCGTGGGCTGGATGAATGTGCATCCGTCTATCGGTCCGGTCATTGAAAATATGATCCAATATTCAAATTCCGGTGTCGCACAATTCATGCAGCGGGGTGCTGTTGCAGCCCTTGATCACGGCGATGAATTCATCGCGATGCAGGTCGAGCGCGCACGCTCAACGCGGGATCGTCTTTGTGCAACCTTGCAGGAAACGGGCAAAGTCCGTCTGACCCCGCCGCAGGGCGCATTCTATCTGTTCTTTGGCGTTGATGGGGTCACCGACTCCGTCAAAGCTGCGATAGATATTGTTGATAACGCCAATGTCGGTTTGGCGCCGGGAAGTGCTTTTGGTGTTGGCGGTGAAGGGTATTTCCGCCTTTGCTTCGGGCGTGATCCAAAGCAGATCGACGAAGCGGCGGCAAGGCTGGTTCGCTGGATCAATGATCTCTAA
- the mscL gene encoding large conductance mechanosensitive channel protein MscL — protein MLKEFREFALKGNMVDLAIGVIIGGAFGGLVNSIVNDIIMPIIGLITGGIDFSNMFIQLAGEPRSTLAAAREAGATIAYGNFVTLLINFLIIAWVLFLVVKGMNKLKKKEEAKPETVAELPREEVLLAEIRDLLAKQSKA, from the coding sequence ATGCTAAAAGAATTCAGAGAGTTCGCTCTCAAAGGCAATATGGTCGATCTGGCTATCGGTGTTATCATCGGCGGTGCATTCGGTGGCCTTGTTAATTCCATTGTTAATGACATCATCATGCCGATCATCGGTTTGATTACCGGCGGTATCGACTTCTCCAATATGTTTATCCAGCTTGCCGGCGAACCAAGGTCGACACTGGCGGCTGCGCGTGAAGCTGGTGCAACCATTGCTTATGGTAATTTCGTTACCCTGCTTATCAACTTCCTGATCATTGCCTGGGTTCTGTTCCTTGTCGTCAAGGGCATGAATAAGCTTAAGAAAAAGGAAGAAGCAAAGCCTGAAACCGTTGCAGAGCTACCGCGTGAAGAAGTTCTTCTCGCAGAAATCCGCGATCTTCTGGCAAAGCAGAGCAAAGCTTGA
- a CDS encoding PAS domain-containing hybrid sensor histidine kinase/response regulator yields MQGWGILGVAFLYLLMLFAVASIGDRRAARWSSAPRPYIYALSLAVYCTSWTFFGSVGLSAQRGLEFLGIYIGPILVFTLGNRLLRHIVRLAKAEHITSIADFLAARYGKSFGVASLATCIAAVGSIPYIALQLKAVSGSVGLVMEHYGAAFDPSSFVFGDISLPVAAVLAVFAILFGTRHTDATEHQNGLILAVALESVIKLCAFLTVGLACTFFLFGSPGELIEQISQSPAALDAFHYETSIGTWIVHTMLSAAAIIMLPRQFHVTVVESRSEKELRTASWLFPLYLILINIFVFPIALIGVMTLGNTVSGDLYVLALPLSAGAHSLALVAFLGGLSAATAMVIVACVALSIMISNHLVLPLIIRWLALRHPNEQRDLTMIILNTRRLTIVAILALAFAYYRMSSNNIHLASIGLISFAAIAQFVPSFIGGLFWRNANGRGAMLGLSAGFLIWAYTLLLPTVAPQDAAILRDGLLGFAMLRPEALFGTEALPLTHGVIWSLAANTLFYILGSLSRSSTPLERIQASIFLPRYSIAAPTLKRFRTTVTVEELKSTMSRYLGAERVERAFIRFEGREQRKLDPGMMVDTPLIRYAEQLLGTAVGSSSARLVLSLLFKRNDASARDARQLLDDASVALQQNRDLLQIALDQMDQGITVLDKDLRLTCWNRQFRKLLDLPDEVMQVSIPVSEIVEHLVRSGDLNANAQNAAIRSLATLRQPWRLTLKSTGKVLEINSNPMPDGGLVATYTDITAEVEADRMRQHEAEVLEQRVVDRTAELTLVNQKLAKAQSVAEEANLGKTRFLAAAGHDILQPLNAARLYSTALAEKLGRAETSQLARNIDSSLESVEAILGMVLDISRLDTGALKPEETVFRLDRLLSQIATDFTPMARNKGLKLRVVPSSIVVKTDRNMLRRVIQNLVSNAIKYSRKGGVLFGVRRRGGFVELQVLDTGIGIPEQKLKLVFREFTRLDEGMREAEGLGLGLSIVDRITRMLELPLTFTSASGKGSVFSIRIPISEETVPVEEITSRKGFTRASSLAGLDVLCIDNDANILAGMDTLLTGWGCNVTTLRGGSGLKVYCVEREVPPDVIIADYHLDHENGLDMIGFARESFGCEVSAILLTADRSKEVRRRAEEENVTVLNKPLRPAALRALLSSALHQRSAAAE; encoded by the coding sequence ATGCAGGGCTGGGGAATTTTAGGCGTCGCATTTCTGTATCTATTGATGTTGTTTGCCGTAGCAAGCATCGGTGATCGTCGCGCCGCGCGCTGGAGCAGTGCTCCGCGCCCTTATATCTATGCGCTCAGCCTGGCTGTTTACTGTACGTCATGGACCTTCTTTGGCTCCGTCGGACTGTCAGCTCAACGCGGACTGGAATTCCTGGGCATCTATATCGGGCCTATTCTGGTTTTCACGCTTGGCAACCGTCTGCTGCGTCATATCGTAAGGTTGGCAAAAGCTGAACATATCACCTCCATCGCCGATTTTCTCGCAGCGCGCTATGGCAAGAGTTTTGGCGTGGCGTCCCTTGCAACCTGCATCGCCGCTGTCGGCTCCATCCCTTATATCGCGCTGCAACTCAAAGCTGTTTCCGGTAGCGTCGGACTGGTTATGGAGCATTATGGCGCCGCTTTTGATCCGTCATCCTTTGTGTTTGGCGATATTTCATTGCCTGTTGCGGCTGTTCTGGCAGTCTTCGCCATTCTCTTCGGCACGCGCCATACTGATGCGACAGAACACCAGAATGGGCTCATTCTGGCTGTCGCACTCGAATCAGTGATAAAACTCTGTGCATTTCTGACCGTCGGTCTGGCCTGCACGTTCTTTCTGTTCGGCTCGCCGGGCGAGTTGATTGAACAGATTTCACAATCGCCAGCGGCCCTTGATGCATTCCACTATGAAACATCCATCGGTACATGGATTGTGCATACGATGCTGAGTGCTGCTGCCATTATCATGCTGCCGCGCCAGTTTCATGTGACAGTCGTTGAAAGCCGCAGTGAAAAAGAATTGCGCACGGCGTCGTGGCTGTTCCCGCTCTATCTGATCCTGATCAATATCTTCGTGTTCCCGATAGCGCTGATCGGTGTGATGACATTGGGAAATACGGTGAGCGGGGATCTCTACGTATTGGCTTTGCCGCTTTCCGCGGGGGCCCATTCGCTGGCGCTGGTCGCGTTTCTTGGAGGGCTTTCCGCTGCAACCGCCATGGTGATTGTCGCTTGTGTGGCGCTGTCGATCATGATCTCCAATCACCTTGTTCTGCCCTTGATCATCCGTTGGCTCGCTTTGCGTCACCCGAACGAACAGCGTGATCTGACAATGATCATTCTCAACACACGGCGGCTGACGATTGTCGCTATTCTGGCGTTGGCCTTCGCCTATTATCGTATGTCGTCGAACAATATTCATCTCGCATCGATCGGCCTTATTTCGTTTGCCGCGATTGCGCAGTTTGTGCCGTCCTTCATCGGCGGGTTGTTCTGGCGCAACGCCAATGGACGCGGTGCGATGCTGGGTCTTTCAGCGGGCTTTTTAATCTGGGCCTACACGCTGTTGCTTCCAACGGTTGCGCCGCAAGATGCCGCTATTTTGCGCGATGGTCTGCTTGGTTTTGCCATGCTGCGGCCCGAAGCGCTCTTTGGCACGGAAGCTCTGCCACTCACCCATGGAGTGATCTGGAGCCTCGCCGCCAATACGCTGTTTTATATTCTTGGTTCGCTTTCGCGTTCCTCAACGCCTTTGGAGCGCATTCAGGCCAGTATTTTCCTGCCGCGCTATTCGATTGCGGCACCCACGCTCAAACGCTTTCGCACGACTGTAACGGTCGAAGAATTGAAATCCACCATGTCGCGTTATCTTGGCGCTGAACGCGTTGAACGTGCCTTCATTCGCTTTGAGGGACGTGAGCAACGCAAGCTTGATCCCGGCATGATGGTCGATACGCCGCTGATCCGTTATGCCGAGCAATTGCTTGGAACAGCAGTCGGCTCTTCATCAGCGCGTCTGGTGTTGTCATTGTTGTTCAAGCGCAATGATGCATCGGCGCGTGATGCGCGGCAATTGCTCGACGATGCGTCTGTCGCTTTGCAACAGAATCGCGATCTGTTGCAGATTGCCCTTGATCAGATGGATCAGGGCATCACAGTGCTTGATAAGGATTTGCGGCTCACATGCTGGAACCGTCAGTTCAGAAAACTGTTGGATCTGCCGGATGAGGTGATGCAGGTCAGCATTCCGGTATCGGAAATAGTTGAGCATCTGGTACGCAGCGGCGATTTGAATGCGAATGCGCAGAATGCAGCGATCCGCTCGCTTGCGACCCTGCGTCAACCCTGGCGGCTCACGCTGAAATCCACCGGAAAGGTGCTTGAAATCAATTCCAATCCGATGCCGGATGGTGGGCTTGTTGCCACCTATACCGACATTACCGCTGAGGTCGAAGCTGACAGAATGCGTCAGCATGAGGCAGAAGTGCTTGAACAGCGCGTGGTGGACCGGACGGCGGAACTGACGCTGGTGAACCAGAAACTGGCCAAGGCGCAGAGTGTGGCCGAGGAGGCCAATCTTGGTAAAACACGGTTTTTGGCGGCGGCGGGTCATGACATTCTTCAGCCGCTCAACGCGGCCCGTCTTTACAGTACAGCACTGGCCGAAAAGCTTGGTCGTGCTGAAACAAGCCAGCTTGCGCGGAATATCGATAGTTCACTTGAATCGGTCGAAGCCATTCTGGGCATGGTGCTGGATATTTCCCGGCTGGATACCGGAGCACTGAAGCCCGAAGAAACGGTGTTTCGTCTTGACCGGCTTCTGAGCCAGATTGCGACTGATTTCACACCGATGGCACGCAACAAGGGATTGAAGCTGCGCGTGGTTCCCTCAAGCATTGTTGTGAAGACGGATCGCAATATGCTGCGTCGCGTTATCCAGAATCTGGTTTCCAATGCGATTAAATACAGTCGGAAAGGGGGGGTACTGTTTGGTGTTCGCCGCCGCGGTGGTTTCGTTGAACTGCAGGTGCTTGATACCGGGATCGGCATTCCCGAGCAGAAGCTGAAACTCGTTTTCCGTGAGTTCACGCGCCTTGATGAAGGTATGCGCGAGGCAGAAGGGCTCGGACTTGGCCTTTCCATTGTCGATCGAATTACACGGATGCTCGAATTGCCGCTGACATTTACATCGGCATCGGGAAAGGGAAGTGTTTTTTCGATCCGCATTCCAATAAGCGAGGAGACGGTTCCGGTCGAGGAAATTACCAGTCGCAAAGGCTTCACAAGGGCGTCGAGCCTTGCCGGGCTTGATGTGCTGTGCATCGATAATGATGCCAATATTCTGGCAGGTATGGATACCTTGCTGACGGGCTGGGGCTGCAACGTCACAACATTGCGCGGTGGTTCAGGCCTGAAGGTCTATTGCGTTGAACGGGAGGTCCCGCCAGACGTCATCATCGCTGATTATCATCTCGATCATGAAAACGGTCTGGATATGATCGGTTTTGCGCGTGAAAGTTTTGGCTGCGAGGTCTCTGCAATACTTCTGACAGCTGATCGCTCCAAGGAAGTGCGCAGACGGGCGGAAGAAGAGAACGTGACCGTTCTGAACAAGCCCTTACGACCGGCTGCATTGCGTGCGCTGCTATCGAGCGCACTGCATCAGCGTTCGGCTGCCGCCGAATAA
- a CDS encoding response regulator transcription factor, translated as MQFIIADDHPLFRGALRQVLSSLPEEATIIEVGDFEAAKKLVAERDDVDLLLLDLTMPGGTGLSGLVTLKGLEPALPIIIVSATDDASTIRHAIELGASGFISKSASMEAIGEAVHAVLAGDIWTPSDVDIDAVRDPEIETLIAKIRTLTPQQTRVLTMLAEGLLNKQIAFELNVSEATVKAHVSAILQKLDVDSRTQAVILLSRIGSDALTSEQS; from the coding sequence ATGCAATTTATCATCGCTGACGACCATCCGCTTTTCAGAGGTGCGCTGCGACAGGTTCTGTCAAGCTTGCCAGAAGAGGCAACTATCATTGAAGTCGGAGATTTCGAGGCTGCCAAAAAGCTGGTCGCGGAGCGCGACGACGTTGATCTGCTGTTGCTTGATCTGACCATGCCGGGCGGCACCGGCCTGTCTGGTCTGGTAACGCTGAAAGGGCTGGAACCAGCACTGCCTATTATTATCGTTTCCGCAACGGACGATGCTTCCACAATTCGGCATGCCATCGAGCTTGGCGCATCGGGCTTCATCTCAAAATCTGCGAGTATGGAGGCTATTGGCGAAGCTGTGCATGCCGTTCTTGCTGGCGATATATGGACGCCGTCTGATGTCGATATCGATGCCGTCCGCGACCCGGAGATCGAAACGCTGATTGCGAAAATCAGAACGTTGACCCCGCAACAGACCCGCGTTTTGACGATGCTGGCCGAAGGGCTGCTCAACAAACAGATCGCTTTTGAGTTGAATGTTTCGGAAGCCACCGTCAAGGCGCATGTCTCAGCCATTCTGCAAAAACTCGACGTTGACAGCCGCACACAAGCCGTCATCCTGCTCTCACGCATTGGCAGCGATGCGCTGACCAGCGAGCAAAGCTGA
- the pip gene encoding prolyl aminopeptidase has protein sequence MTRNTLYPEIVPFKEEMLQVSALHRIYVEQCGNPDGKPVIMLHGGPGGGIRPAMRCLHDPEKYRIILFDQRGCGRSTPHAELRENTTWDLVADMERIRTHLGIDKWQVFGGSWGSTLGLAYAQTHPQQVSELILRGIFMVRRFEVDWMYSNGASIIFPDHFEAYQEHIPEDERGDMIAAYYKRLTDRDPQVQLAAARLWARWEGSVLSIQPDPARIEAFGDDHHAIAFGRIECHYFQNRGFLETDDQLLRNVDRIRHIPGVIVHGRYDMCTPFINAWQLKKMWPEADLRIVEDSGHAVTEPGITHELIAATKRFAD, from the coding sequence ATGACACGCAATACGCTTTATCCGGAGATCGTGCCCTTCAAAGAAGAGATGCTGCAAGTATCGGCTTTGCATCGCATCTATGTCGAGCAATGTGGAAATCCTGATGGCAAACCCGTGATCATGCTTCATGGTGGTCCGGGTGGTGGGATCAGGCCAGCCATGCGCTGCCTGCACGATCCTGAAAAATACCGTATCATCCTTTTTGATCAGCGCGGCTGCGGCCGTTCAACGCCGCATGCGGAATTACGCGAAAACACCACATGGGATCTGGTTGCAGATATGGAGCGTATTCGCACCCATCTTGGCATTGATAAATGGCAGGTCTTTGGTGGTTCGTGGGGCTCGACACTTGGCCTTGCCTATGCACAAACCCATCCGCAGCAAGTGTCGGAACTCATCCTGCGCGGCATTTTCATGGTGCGTCGCTTTGAAGTTGACTGGATGTATTCAAACGGTGCCAGCATCATTTTCCCGGATCATTTTGAAGCCTATCAGGAGCATATCCCGGAAGACGAACGCGGCGATATGATAGCCGCTTATTATAAGCGGCTCACCGATCGCGACCCTCAGGTTCAGCTCGCTGCAGCGCGTTTATGGGCGCGGTGGGAGGGGTCGGTGCTGTCAATTCAGCCTGATCCGGCCCGCATCGAAGCGTTTGGAGACGATCATCATGCGATCGCTTTTGGACGTATCGAATGCCATTATTTTCAGAACCGCGGCTTCCTTGAAACTGACGATCAGCTTTTGCGCAATGTCGACCGTATCCGCCACATTCCCGGCGTTATTGTGCATGGCCGTTATGACATGTGTACGCCGTTTATCAATGCCTGGCAGCTCAAGAAGATGTGGCCGGAAGCCGATCTGCGGATTGTTGAGGACAGCGGCCACGCAGTGACCGAGCCCGGCATCACGCATGAATTGATCGCAGCGACCAAACGCTTTGCAGATTAA